DNA from Papio anubis isolate 15944 chromosome 1, Panubis1.0, whole genome shotgun sequence:
CAAAGCTAGTACCCTCCCTAAAGGAgtttctccctcagcctccccctgCAGAAATGGGGCTAAggagactgggcgcagtggctcacgcctataatcccagcactttgggaggccgaggcgggtggatcacctgaggtcaggagtttgagacctgcctggccaacatgggaaaccccatcgctaacaaaaatacaaaaattagagtgTTCAATCTGCTTCCAGATGGGCAAGAAGACTCGTGGTCTGGTTCTTGGACTTCCCTAACAGCATGGCCCCTAAATGCCAGTCTCCACTGCCTCAAAAGAAGAAACCAAGACCACCGCCTGCTCTGGGACCGGAGGAGACATTGGCCTCTGCAGGCTTgctgaagaagggagaaaaagaacagcaagaaGCAATTGAACACATTAAGGAAGTACAAAATGAAATAGACAGACTTAATGAACAAGCTAGTGATGAGATTTTGAAAGTAGAACAGAAATATACCAAACTCCACCAACCATTTTTTCAGAAGAGGTCAGAATTGATCACCAAAATCCCAAATTTTTGGGTAACAACATTTGTCAACCATCCACAAGTGTCTGCACTGCTTGGGGAGGAAGACAAAGAGGCACTGCATTATTTGACCAGAGTTGAAGTGACAGAATTTGAAGATATTAAATCAGGTTAcagaacagatttttattttgatggaaatccttactttgaaaataaagttctCTCCAAAGAATTTCATCTGAAGGAGAGTGGTGATCCATCTTCAAAGTCCACcaaaatcaaatggaaatctgGAAAGGATTTGACGAAACGTTCAAGTCAAACACAGAATAAAGCCAGCAGGAAGAGGCAGCATGAGGAACCAGAGAGCTTCTTTACCTGGTTTACTGACCATTCTGATGCAGGTGCTGATGAGTTAGGAGAGGTCATCAAAGATGATATTTGGCCAAACCCATTACAGAACTACTTGGTTCCTGATATGGAtgatgaagaaggagaaggagaagaagatgatgatgatgatgaagaggaggaaggattAGAAGATACTGATGAAGGGGATGAGGATGAAggtgaagaagatgaagatgatgaaggggaggaaggagaggaggatgaGGGAGAAGATGACTAATAGAACACTGATGGATTCCAACCttcgttttttaaaattttttccagtCCCTGGGAGCAagttgcagtctttttttttttttcctcttgtgctCAGTCGCCTTGTTcttgagttctcttttctctactcCATGGTTCTCAACTTATTTGGGGGGAAATACCTTGAGCAGAATACAATGGGAAAAGAGTCTCTACCTCTTTCTGTTCAAAGTTCATTTTTATCCcttcctgtctcaacaaaaactgTATGGAATCAACACCACCGAGCTctgtgggaagaaagaaaaccctGCTCCCTTCGCTCTGCTGGAAGCTGGAGGGTGCTAGGCCCCTGTGTAGCAGTGCAAAGAATTCTAGCTTGTTTCCTCCTTTCTCTGTATGTTGGGCTCAGAGAGTACACTGTGTCTCTGTGTGAATATGGACAGTTAGCATTTACCAACATGTATCTGTCTActttctcttgtttaaaaaaagaaaaaaaaactttaaaaaatggggTTATAGAAGGTCAGCAAAGGGTGGGTTTGAGATGTTTGGGTGGGTTAAGTGGGCATTTTGACAACGTGGCTTCTCCTTTGGCATGTTTAATTATGATATTTGACAGACATCCTTGCAGTTTAAgatgacacttttaaaaataaattctctccTAATGATGACTTGAGCCCTGCCACTCAATGGGAGAATCAGCAGAACCTGTAGGATCTTATTTGGAATTGACATTCTCTATTGTAATTTTGttcctgttaatttttaaattttctttttgtttcactggAAAGGAAAGATGATGCTCAGTTTCAAAAGTGTACAAGTTGCTTTGTTACAATAAAACTAAATGTGTAcacgaaggaaaaaaaaacacaaaaattagccgggtgtgggggcgtggtggcgcatgcctgtaatcccagctacgcagaaggctgaggcagaagatttgCTTGAACGCAggtggtggaggtagcagtgggccaagattgcgccactgcactacagcctgggcaagagagcaagactccatctcagaaaaaaaaaaaaagagagagaaagaaagaaatggggctGGAGCTCCCCAAGcttgggaaggagaagggagaggacaCTGACAGGGATTCTCCCTGCTACAGCAGTTAGGAGCTGCTCCCAAAACATTCACTGACAGGCCTAGCCAATTGTCCTTAATGACCTTATTGTGGCATTTTGATAACAACTTGTGGTTGGCTCAGTGGGTACTAGGTCTCTAACAATGCATCAATGAGGCCTCTTATAATTTCTCCAGAGGAGAAATTCAGGGTCAGCAATCTGGTAGGAAGGAAGACTCCAAGATGTGCCTTGGGGACAGGgtatatatgggaactctgtaatTTCCACTCAACTtcactgtgaacctaaaacttctctaaaaataaagtcttttcaaacacacacacacaaccgggaatggtgtctcatgcctgtaatcccaacattttgggaagccaaggcgggcagatcacttgaagccaggggttcaagactagcctggccaacatggtgaaaccccatctctactaaaaaacacaaaaatgagccaggtggggtggcatgcgcctgtattccagctactcgggcacctgtaattccagctattcggggggttgaggtgagagaatcgcttgaacccaggaggcggaggttgcagtaagccaagattgtgccactgcactccagcctgggggacagagcgagactgtatctcaaacacacacacacacacacacattgtagtTAGACCCCAATTGAAGTGCCAGTGTGACTTTCACCTCTGAgaacctctgtttcctcagtTGTAAAAGGGAGGACAATAATAGTACGTGCTTTACAGGGTCGCTGTGCAGATTAGATGAGATCACTCTAAAACAGTACTTTGCACAGTGCCTCGCACAGACGGTAGTACGAATATtacctattatttatttatactacCGATTTGTATTTATCTATAGTTTATAGGTAAAATTGTTCCATGATAATCTGCTTCCGGTGGACCCATTCTAAGTAGGGACAGCCCATTTGCCTCTTCCCATGTGACCTCTGTTCAGACAGGAAACGTAAGGCTCAGATTCATATTGATTTAT
Protein-coding regions in this window:
- the LOC101004600 gene encoding protein SET; protein product: MAPKCQSPLPQKKKPRPPPALGPEETLASAGLLKKGEKEQQEAIEHIKEVQNEIDRLNEQASDEILKVEQKYTKLHQPFFQKRSELITKIPNFWVTTFVNHPQVSALLGEEDKEALHYLTRVEVTEFEDIKSGYRTDFYFDGNPYFENKVLSKEFHLKESGDPSSKSTKIKWKSGKDLTKRSSQTQNKASRKRQHEEPESFFTWFTDHSDAGADELGEVIKDDIWPNPLQNYLVPDMDDEEGEGEEDDDDDEEEEGLEDTDEGDEDEGEEDEDDEGEEGEEDEGEDD